The following proteins are encoded in a genomic region of Brachypodium distachyon strain Bd21 chromosome 1, Brachypodium_distachyon_v3.0, whole genome shotgun sequence:
- the LOC100821574 gene encoding formimidoyltransferase-cyclodeaminase translates to MENKHTDQAKVKAKLSMMHSKVICCKLYISESQNAMVVDAISRIGQKDPEVVLLSKFEDEYYNRVRYTLVSYIISNSSTGEVIFSPIRKVLLAMIEAAFSNINLEVHCGTHPRIGVVDDMSFHPLSQAATMEDAAQLAKLLASDIGNGLQVPVFLYAAAHPTGKSVSAIRRELGYYRPNHKGIKWAGQVLPDTLPMKPDEGPTQVPRERGATMVGAKPFVESYNVPILCKDVPTVRRITRRVTGRSGGFPTVQALALFHGDNCTEIACLLDPDHVGAEQVQWLVEQIAAEQGLEVDKGYFTDLSKDMMLERYFKMVSAAD, encoded by the exons ATGGAGAACAAGCACACCGATCAG GCAAAGGTAAAGGCAAAGCTCAGCATGATGCACTCAAAGGTTATCTGCTGCAAGCTCTACATTTCTGAAAGCCAAAATGCGATGGTTGTTGATGCAATCAGTCGCATAGGCCAAAAAGACCCTGAGGTAGTTTTGCTCAGCAAGTTCGAGGATGAGTACTACAACCGCGTCCGCTACACACTTGTCTCCTATATTATCAGCAATAGCTCAACTGGTGAAGTTATATTTAGCCCAATCAGGAAGGTATTGTTGGCAATGATTGAGGCTGCATTTTCAAACATAAACCTTGAAGTGCACTGCGGAACTCATCCTAGGATCGGCGTCGTTGATGACATGTCGTTCCACCCCTTGAGTCAAGCAGCCACAATGGAGGATGCTGCTCAGCTGGCTAAGCTGTTGGCGTCTGACATTGGCAATGGCTTACAAG TCCCGGTGTTTCTGTATGCGGCAGCACACCCCACCGGCAAGAGTGTTAGTGCCATACGACGTGAGCTCGGTTACTACCGACCAAATCACAAGGGCATCAAGTGGGCAGGTCAGGTGCTCCCTGATACTCTGCCAATGAAGCCAGATGAGGGCCCAACTCAAGTTCCTCGTGAAAGAGGTGCCACAATGGTCGGAGCAAAACCTTTTGTTGAGAGCTATAATGTACCAATCCTTTGTAAGGATGTCCCAACAGTGAGGAGGATCACTCGAAGGGTGACCGGGCGGAGTGGAGGGTTCCCGACAGTGCAAGCACTCGCCCTATTCCATGGCGACAATTGCACGGAGATTGCATGCTTGTTGGATCCAGATCATGTCGGTGCTGAGCAGGTTCAGTGGCTGGTGGAGCAGATTGCAGCAGAGCAAGGACTTGAGGTTGACAAGGGTTACTTCACCGACTTATCCAAGGATATGATGCTAGAAAGGTACTTCAAGATGGTCTCTGCTGCTGATTGA